A genome region from Christensenella minuta includes the following:
- a CDS encoding tetratricopeptide repeat protein: MEKQNLKVISFDRPADFYFQSALKMMDGMNYLGALPMVRRALEKEPDNIEYMMKHAEILTELSKYEESNSVLFEVLMKTKEARSECFFGMGCNFIGLGDLDKAEESFEKYLAVSPDGEYRDDVEEFLALFCDMEEEEEYILEDANNLKQQELAEEGKRHLDNCEYQKAVEVLEKIDTKDPDMLFAKNNLALSYYCMKKNDEAIRITQKVLECDPENVHANCNMAMFLNKQDHAAACRHIEKAIRQQKNTQDDFYKIAITYCEISEHEKALRYLSNILAASPYDEKVLFCAAVASFNLKRYAESINYFSDIIKLEPEESIAGYYLKYVKDVMDGKKAHSEIGYVFQVPPHEAKKRIRYLNEKMKLPADEFQELWEKDRKLKDILLWGLEYGDSFIKRAVVEIIGGLGGEKAERIFRRYILRRNQPDEIKNEIFVALKRMHAGEPYIAYFNGGIVEVKVGILDNVEDAASDCFDKLFDLLVSVVSEEYSEQMAGKAVSLLQEFTEKGAGSRYLSEIKEFAAAITFAALYLNGITTEPRKVAALFDADVNRLSAIAMEIINTAGKKEET, from the coding sequence ATGGAGAAACAAAACCTGAAGGTTATCAGCTTTGACCGGCCTGCGGACTTTTATTTTCAATCGGCATTGAAAATGATGGACGGAATGAACTATTTAGGAGCGCTTCCAATGGTCCGCAGGGCGCTTGAAAAGGAACCTGATAATATCGAATATATGATGAAGCACGCGGAAATACTGACCGAGCTTTCCAAATATGAGGAGTCGAACAGCGTATTGTTTGAAGTCCTGATGAAAACGAAGGAGGCGAGAAGCGAATGCTTCTTTGGTATGGGCTGCAACTTTATCGGCCTCGGCGATCTTGATAAAGCGGAAGAAAGCTTTGAAAAATACCTGGCGGTATCGCCGGACGGCGAATATCGCGATGATGTGGAAGAATTCCTAGCTTTATTTTGCGATATGGAGGAAGAGGAAGAATATATTTTGGAAGACGCCAATAACCTTAAACAGCAGGAATTGGCGGAAGAAGGGAAGCGGCACCTCGACAATTGTGAGTATCAAAAAGCGGTGGAAGTTCTCGAAAAGATAGATACGAAAGACCCTGACATGCTGTTCGCTAAAAATAATCTTGCACTTTCCTATTACTGCATGAAAAAAAATGACGAAGCGATCCGAATTACGCAAAAAGTTCTGGAATGCGATCCGGAGAATGTACACGCCAATTGCAATATGGCGATGTTTTTGAATAAGCAGGATCATGCAGCTGCCTGCAGGCACATTGAAAAGGCGATCCGGCAGCAGAAAAATACACAGGACGATTTTTACAAGATTGCGATCACTTACTGCGAAATCAGCGAGCATGAGAAGGCGCTCAGATATTTATCCAATATCCTTGCCGCGTCCCCCTATGACGAAAAGGTGTTGTTTTGTGCGGCTGTCGCCAGCTTCAACCTTAAAAGGTATGCGGAATCGATCAATTACTTTTCGGATATCATCAAGCTGGAGCCGGAAGAAAGTATTGCGGGCTATTACTTAAAATATGTAAAAGATGTAATGGACGGCAAAAAGGCGCACAGTGAAATCGGCTATGTGTTTCAGGTACCGCCCCATGAAGCGAAAAAGCGAATCAGATACCTGAATGAAAAGATGAAGCTGCCGGCGGATGAGTTTCAGGAATTATGGGAAAAAGACAGGAAGCTGAAGGACATCCTTCTGTGGGGGCTGGAATACGGCGACAGCTTTATCAAACGGGCTGTAGTGGAAATCATCGGCGGCTTGGGCGGTGAAAAAGCGGAGCGGATTTTCCGGCGCTATATCTTGAGGCGGAACCAGCCGGATGAGATCAAGAATGAAATTTTTGTCGCCCTGAAACGTATGCATGCGGGCGAACCTTATATCGCTTATTTCAACGGCGGCATCGTCGAGGTAAAGGTCGGTATCCTTGACAATGTCGAAGATGCCGCGAGCGACTGTTTTGATAAGTTGTTTGACCTTCTTGTCAGTGTTGTCAGCGAAGAATATTCCGAACAGATGGCGGGAAAGGCCGTAAGCCTTCTTCAGGAGTTTACCGAAAAGGGAGCAGGCAGCCGTTACCTTTCAGAAATCAAAGAGTTTGCCGCAGCAATCACCTTTGCTGCCCTTTATTTAAATGGAATCACGACAGAACCGCGAAAGGTTGCGGCTCTTTTTGACGCCGATGTAAACAGGCTTTCGGCAATTGCAATGGAAATTATCAATACGGCTGGAAAGAAAGAGGAGACATGA
- the hslO gene encoding Hsp33 family molecular chaperone HslO, which produces MSDILIRAMLNGEAAVCACDVSEMVETARKIHETMPVATIALGRTLAAGTMMASMLKSRHDRMTLTINGGGPAGTIMVVGEAVLHMKGYIANPVVNLPANDRGTFDIAGAVGTDGFVTVVKDLGLREPYIGKTPMLTGEIGEDIANYFLISEQQPSVVYVNTWLETDMSIVNAGGVIVRPLPDCSEETLTEIEKRAGTIANYAMYMLSKGARGSLEQIFEGMEMEILEEQQPLWQCDCSKERLEEVVISLGKHEIQDMIEKDDGAEIVCRFCNKKYWFSAEELKRLLEQAVKE; this is translated from the coding sequence ATGAGTGATATATTAATCAGAGCGATGCTGAACGGCGAGGCGGCGGTATGCGCGTGCGACGTGAGTGAGATGGTCGAAACGGCCAGAAAAATACATGAAACAATGCCGGTAGCGACGATTGCGCTTGGACGTACGCTTGCGGCGGGAACCATGATGGCTTCTATGCTGAAGAGCAGGCATGACAGAATGACCCTGACGATCAATGGCGGGGGACCGGCGGGAACAATTATGGTCGTCGGGGAAGCGGTGCTTCATATGAAAGGATATATCGCCAATCCGGTGGTCAATTTGCCGGCCAATGACAGGGGAACCTTCGATATTGCCGGGGCGGTAGGTACGGACGGGTTTGTAACGGTGGTTAAGGACCTTGGGCTGCGGGAGCCGTATATTGGAAAAACACCTATGCTGACGGGGGAGATCGGCGAGGACATCGCCAATTACTTCCTGATATCCGAACAGCAGCCGTCGGTTGTTTATGTGAATACATGGCTCGAGACGGATATGAGCATTGTAAATGCGGGGGGTGTGATCGTGAGGCCCTTGCCGGACTGCAGCGAAGAAACGTTGACAGAAATTGAAAAAAGGGCCGGGACTATTGCAAACTATGCGATGTACATGCTGTCCAAAGGTGCGCGGGGGTCCCTCGAACAGATATTCGAGGGAATGGAAATGGAAATCCTCGAGGAACAGCAGCCTTTATGGCAATGCGACTGTTCAAAGGAACGGCTGGAAGAGGTCGTAATTTCCCTTGGAAAACATGAAATTCAGGATATGATCGAGAAAGACGACGGAGCGGAGATCGTTTGCCGCTTTTGCAACAAAAAATATTGGTTTTCGGCGGAAGAATTGAAAAGACTGCTTGAACAGGCAGTGAAGGAATAA
- a CDS encoding class I SAM-dependent DNA methyltransferase, with protein MSEQYSALARLYDDLMYDAPYEEWSRYIIELLHREGVEPGAEILEYACGTGNLTLPLAKAGYRITAVDSSEDMLFRAQEKTRKNALKVNYACEDMCRFRLNRPVCGAVCACDGVNYLLAEAELRCFFERTYANLRENGVFLFDISSAYKLRNILGNEFYYDDGEAETCFWQNRFDDRSKTVRMELTIFIHRGGACYERQDETHVQRAWECAEVMRALRDAGFTEIEAYGFLSGDKPAGQEERIQFCAVKRRTVNE; from the coding sequence TTGAGTGAACAGTATAGCGCGCTTGCCCGCCTGTATGACGACCTGATGTATGACGCACCGTATGAGGAATGGTCGCGCTACATTATCGAATTGCTGCACAGGGAAGGCGTGGAACCCGGTGCGGAAATACTGGAATATGCGTGCGGGACAGGCAATCTGACGTTGCCCCTGGCAAAGGCGGGGTACCGAATTACGGCTGTTGATTCTTCGGAGGATATGCTTTTTCGCGCACAGGAAAAAACGCGTAAAAATGCCCTGAAGGTAAATTATGCCTGCGAGGATATGTGCCGCTTCCGGTTAAACCGGCCTGTATGCGGGGCGGTCTGCGCTTGTGATGGGGTCAACTATCTGCTGGCTGAGGCGGAGCTTCGGTGCTTCTTTGAACGGACTTATGCGAATTTGCGGGAGAATGGGGTTTTTTTGTTTGACATCAGTTCCGCGTATAAGTTGAGGAACATCCTTGGAAACGAATTTTATTATGACGACGGCGAGGCTGAAACTTGCTTTTGGCAGAACCGCTTTGATGACAGGAGTAAGACGGTACGAATGGAACTGACGATTTTTATCCATCGTGGTGGAGCCTGCTATGAGCGTCAAGACGAAACGCATGTGCAGCGGGCGTGGGAATGTGCGGAAGTGATGCGGGCGCTGCGTGATGCCGGATTCACGGAGATTGAAGCCTACGGATTTTTAAGCGGGGACAAACCCGCCGGACAGGAAGAAAGAATACAGTTTTGCGCTGTAAAAAGGAGAACGGTCAATGAGTGA
- a CDS encoding M20 metallopeptidase family protein, translating into MMEIREAVKQQLNEAVRLRRDLHRIPGYSFDVAQTRDYLMDYLKALAPDELRICGNNGIKAVFRAQEPDKTVAVRADMDALRIPEKTGCSFASQNEGLMHACGHDGHMAIALVCAKLVGEARARINKNYVFLFQPAEETVGGAQPMIEDGALESPDVDEIYGIHLWPYLSFGTIGMKAGPIMAQMCDFLIDIRGRGSHGAKPQDGNDALVAAAQFIMGVQTIVSRSIDPYETAVVTIGRIEGGQAQNVICENVHLEGTMRAFEPKIMEMVKRRLRELLDGIGIMYGVKCGYHEPMSYPAVVNDEQLFEHAAVKFSKEEFRLARPFMMAEDFSNFQRAVPGLYSFIGVAGPQGAQPLHSAEFNFNEQALLNGVEYFLRVTDFE; encoded by the coding sequence ATGATGGAAATCAGAGAAGCGGTAAAACAGCAATTGAATGAGGCGGTGAGGCTGCGCAGGGATTTGCATAGGATTCCGGGGTATTCCTTCGATGTTGCGCAAACGCGAGACTACCTCATGGATTATCTGAAGGCGCTTGCGCCGGATGAACTGAGGATATGTGGAAACAATGGAATCAAAGCGGTTTTCCGGGCGCAGGAGCCTGATAAAACGGTTGCAGTCCGGGCGGATATGGACGCGTTACGTATTCCGGAGAAGACCGGCTGCTCTTTTGCATCACAGAACGAGGGTTTGATGCATGCCTGCGGGCATGACGGGCACATGGCGATTGCCCTTGTGTGCGCGAAACTGGTCGGCGAGGCGCGGGCGCGTATCAATAAAAATTATGTCTTTTTATTCCAGCCCGCGGAAGAGACGGTCGGCGGGGCACAGCCTATGATCGAGGATGGCGCGCTTGAAAGTCCGGACGTAGATGAGATATATGGGATTCATCTGTGGCCTTATCTTTCGTTTGGCACGATAGGCATGAAGGCGGGCCCGATCATGGCGCAGATGTGTGATTTCCTGATTGATATCAGAGGGCGGGGAAGCCACGGGGCCAAGCCGCAGGACGGCAATGATGCGCTTGTAGCGGCCGCCCAGTTTATTATGGGAGTGCAGACGATCGTATCGCGCAGCATCGATCCCTATGAGACGGCAGTGGTCACGATCGGCCGGATCGAGGGTGGTCAGGCGCAGAATGTGATTTGCGAAAATGTACATCTGGAAGGAACGATGCGTGCGTTTGAACCGAAGATAATGGAAATGGTGAAGCGCAGGCTCCGCGAGCTGCTGGATGGGATCGGGATAATGTACGGCGTAAAGTGCGGATACCATGAACCTATGAGCTATCCGGCTGTAGTCAACGACGAACAGCTTTTCGAGCACGCGGCGGTAAAATTCAGCAAGGAGGAATTCCGGCTGGCAAGGCCTTTTATGATGGCGGAAGATTTTTCTAATTTTCAGCGCGCGGTTCCCGGTTTATATTCTTTTATAGGAGTTGCCGGACCACAGGGGGCGCAGCCTCTCCATTCGGCTGAATTCAACTTTAACGAACAGGCATTGTTAAATGGTGTAGAATATTTTTTGAGGGTGACGGATTTTGAGTGA
- a CDS encoding aspartate-semialdehyde dehydrogenase — MKKYNIAVVGATGMVGRKFLQVLEERNLPVENYYLFASARSAGKKVDFMGKEYTVEELTETCFDGKDIDIALFSAGGGTSEKFAPIAVKAGALVIDNSSAWRMDPKVPLVVPEVNPEDIEWNSGIIANPNCSTIQAMVALKPLDDKYKIKRVVYSTYQAVSGAGMGGYSDLENGINGDAPKKFPYPIFGNCLPQIDVFGEDGYTKEELKMVNETRKILHNDDMRITATTVRVPVFHGHSEAINVEFEKEYDLDDLKKTLAAFPGLIVMDDVKTGEGKGVYPMAIDIAGKDEVYVGRIRRDRSVASGVNLWVVADNIRKGAATNAVQIAQKWMETQDK, encoded by the coding sequence ATGAAAAAGTATAATATTGCTGTTGTTGGCGCTACCGGAATGGTAGGCAGGAAATTCCTGCAGGTTTTGGAAGAGCGCAATCTTCCCGTAGAAAATTACTACCTTTTCGCAAGCGCGCGCAGTGCGGGCAAGAAAGTGGATTTCATGGGGAAAGAATACACCGTGGAAGAGCTTACGGAAACCTGTTTCGACGGCAAGGATATTGATATTGCCTTGTTTTCCGCCGGCGGCGGCACAAGTGAGAAGTTCGCTCCGATTGCGGTAAAGGCAGGGGCGCTTGTTATTGACAATTCAAGCGCATGGCGGATGGACCCTAAGGTTCCGCTCGTTGTTCCCGAAGTAAATCCCGAGGATATTGAATGGAATTCCGGCATCATCGCCAATCCAAACTGTTCTACCATTCAGGCGATGGTCGCATTGAAGCCGCTCGATGATAAATACAAAATTAAACGCGTCGTTTATTCTACATACCAGGCGGTATCCGGTGCGGGAATGGGTGGATACAGCGACCTTGAGAATGGGATCAACGGAGATGCGCCTAAAAAGTTTCCTTATCCGATCTTTGGCAATTGCCTGCCGCAGATCGATGTGTTCGGCGAGGACGGCTACACAAAGGAAGAACTCAAGATGGTGAATGAGACGCGTAAGATCCTCCACAACGACGATATGCGCATCACAGCAACCACGGTCCGCGTTCCCGTATTCCACGGACACAGCGAAGCCATCAATGTGGAATTCGAGAAAGAGTACGATCTCGACGATCTGAAAAAAACACTCGCGGCCTTCCCCGGGCTCATTGTGATGGATGATGTGAAAACAGGTGAAGGCAAAGGAGTATATCCTATGGCCATCGATATCGCCGGCAAAGATGAAGTGTATGTCGGGCGTATCCGCCGTGACCGTTCCGTAGCTTCCGGCGTCAACCTTTGGGTCGTTGCGGACAACATCAGGAAAGGCGCGGCAACGAACGCGGTGCAGATCGCTCAGAAATGGATGGAAACGCAGGACAAATAA
- the dapA gene encoding 4-hydroxy-tetrahydrodipicolinate synthase: MMIFKGSGVALATPFTENGIAYDTLEKLVEFQIENATDALIACGTTGEPATMTDEEQRSVIECVVKASAGRVPVIAGVGGNNTAHVISCAKAAQSAGADGLLAVTPYYNKCTNAGLIAHFNALADATDLPIVIYNVPSRTGVNICASVYEKLCCHDRIAGIKEASGNISQVVETARLTRGKAALYSGNDDQVVPLLSLGGSGVISVVANIMPKYMHNMVMNYLNGKTDEACEMQLEINPLVCALFSEVNPIPIKTALRMMGFNMGPLRLPLTEMGDKTYENLLTQMRRFGLCD, translated from the coding sequence ATGATGATTTTTAAAGGTTCCGGGGTTGCTCTGGCAACGCCCTTTACGGAAAACGGAATTGCGTATGACACGCTTGAAAAACTCGTCGAATTTCAGATTGAAAACGCTACCGATGCGCTGATCGCATGTGGTACGACGGGAGAGCCCGCAACGATGACGGACGAAGAGCAGCGTTCGGTCATTGAGTGCGTTGTCAAGGCTTCGGCTGGCCGTGTCCCTGTCATTGCAGGCGTGGGCGGAAATAATACCGCTCATGTGATCTCCTGCGCGAAGGCGGCCCAGTCTGCCGGTGCGGACGGCCTGCTCGCCGTTACCCCTTATTATAATAAATGTACCAATGCAGGGCTGATCGCTCATTTCAACGCCCTTGCGGATGCGACTGACCTGCCCATTGTTATTTATAATGTCCCCAGCCGCACCGGAGTCAATATTTGTGCTTCCGTATATGAGAAGCTTTGCTGTCATGACAGGATCGCAGGAATCAAAGAAGCGAGCGGCAACATCTCCCAGGTCGTGGAGACGGCGCGCCTTACGCGCGGTAAGGCAGCCCTATACAGCGGGAACGACGATCAGGTCGTTCCCCTGCTTTCCCTTGGCGGAAGTGGCGTTATTTCAGTAGTGGCAAATATCATGCCGAAATATATGCACAACATGGTAATGAATTACCTGAACGGAAAAACGGATGAAGCCTGTGAGATGCAGCTTGAGATCAATCCGCTGGTATGTGCCTTGTTCAGCGAAGTCAACCCGATTCCGATTAAGACGGCACTCCGTATGATGGGCTTCAACATGGGGCCTCTTCGCCTTCCCCTTACGGAAATGGGCGATAAAACTTATGAAAATCTCCTGACGCAGATGCGCCGTTTTGGGCTCTGCGATTAA
- a CDS encoding ACT domain-containing protein has translation MPHDPVYIADVFDHIAKNSVNIATISQAYPQDGTVDITFSVASLDLETVRAALDEVESLSYKCVSDITKLTIEGDGMARQYGVVSKLFSALAANRIKTYIVTDSETRISFCLKNQDATKAIKAVTQAFGL, from the coding sequence ATGCCGCACGATCCCGTCTATATCGCAGATGTATTCGATCACATTGCCAAAAACAGCGTCAATATTGCGACGATTAGCCAGGCATATCCGCAGGACGGCACGGTCGATATCACTTTCTCCGTTGCGTCGCTTGACCTAGAAACGGTCCGGGCCGCGCTCGATGAGGTCGAAAGCCTTTCTTATAAGTGCGTTTCCGATATCACAAAGCTCACCATTGAAGGCGACGGCATGGCTCGGCAGTATGGCGTGGTATCCAAGCTGTTTTCGGCGCTCGCGGCAAACCGCATTAAGACCTATATTGTCACAGATTCCGAAACAAGAATTTCCTTCTGCCTGAAAAATCAGGACGCAACCAAGGCGATCAAGGCTGTCACACAGGCGTTCGGCCTGTAA
- a CDS encoding NAD(P)/FAD-dependent oxidoreductase, protein MKKYDVAIIGGGISGIMCAYRLTESNPALAVALIEKGHAITGRVCPIIKKTADHCVKCPSCAIMEGMAGAGAFSDGKYVISTEYGGWLTDFLEPETVIDYIEQADRLLVSFGATTERFMPNNDLKAECLKYDLHMSQAQLKHLGTDENFDTMRKMIEHISEKCDIYTDADVTDVDAAAHTIFAQTKSGSMEFQAKDIIFAVGRAGSQFFTKWCKKNKVGLTNNQVDIGVRVELPSSVWERFSRQIYEPKIWYRSKAYGDTTRMFCFNERGNVVTENTNGVLTVNGHSYRDQSRKTDNSNFALLTTIRFTEPFKEPIEYARHVASLANLISGDSVLVQRFGDLLAGRRTDVKRLAQSTTRPTLHAVPGDLSLCLPKRQLDNIIETLYALDKIAPGTANYDTLLYGIECKYYSARPLAHDFELDGFERIYATGDGAGFTRSLSQAAANGLYVADKILKQD, encoded by the coding sequence TTGAAAAAGTATGATGTTGCAATCATCGGAGGCGGTATCAGCGGAATTATGTGCGCATACCGCCTGACTGAATCAAACCCTGCCCTTGCGGTCGCATTGATTGAAAAGGGTCATGCGATTACCGGACGCGTGTGCCCGATCATAAAGAAAACCGCGGACCATTGTGTAAAATGTCCTTCCTGCGCCATTATGGAGGGCATGGCGGGTGCGGGCGCCTTTTCAGATGGAAAGTATGTAATTTCCACAGAATACGGCGGATGGCTTACGGATTTTTTAGAACCGGAAACGGTAATCGACTATATCGAACAGGCAGACCGTTTGCTCGTTTCCTTTGGCGCAACCACTGAACGTTTTATGCCAAATAACGACCTCAAGGCCGAATGCCTTAAATACGACCTCCATATGTCGCAGGCGCAGCTAAAGCATCTGGGAACGGATGAAAATTTTGATACGATGCGCAAAATGATCGAACATATTTCGGAAAAATGCGATATCTATACCGACGCCGACGTGACCGATGTAGACGCGGCGGCGCACACTATTTTCGCACAGACGAAATCCGGAAGCATGGAATTCCAGGCTAAGGATATCATTTTTGCCGTAGGACGCGCCGGCAGCCAGTTCTTTACAAAGTGGTGCAAAAAAAACAAGGTTGGCCTGACCAATAACCAAGTCGATATCGGCGTGCGCGTGGAGCTTCCTTCCAGCGTATGGGAGCGCTTCTCGCGGCAGATCTATGAACCGAAGATCTGGTACCGCAGCAAGGCCTATGGCGATACGACAAGAATGTTCTGCTTTAACGAGCGTGGAAACGTCGTAACGGAAAACACGAACGGCGTCCTGACGGTGAACGGTCATTCATACCGCGACCAGTCGCGAAAAACAGATAATTCCAATTTTGCCCTTCTTACGACGATTCGCTTTACGGAACCTTTCAAAGAGCCTATCGAATATGCCCGCCACGTTGCCAGCCTTGCCAACCTAATCAGCGGCGACAGCGTGCTCGTGCAGCGTTTCGGCGATCTTCTGGCCGGACGGCGCACAGATGTAAAACGACTTGCGCAGTCCACCACCCGGCCTACCCTACATGCGGTCCCTGGCGATTTGAGCCTCTGCCTTCCAAAGCGCCAGCTCGACAATATCATTGAGACCTTGTATGCACTGGATAAGATTGCGCCCGGCACGGCAAACTACGATACATTGCTGTATGGGATCGAGTGTAAATACTATTCCGCACGTCCTCTCGCGCATGATTTCGAGCTGGATGGCTTTGAACGCATTTACGCTACCGGAGACGGCGCAGGGTTCACCCGTTCCCTGTCTCAGGCGGCAGCAAACGGATTATATGTCGCGGATAAAATCCTGAAACAGGATTAG
- the purD gene encoding phosphoribosylamine--glycine ligase, producing the protein MKKVLVVGGGGREHAILWKLKQGKEALELFCAPGNGGIAQIATCVPIKADDVEGMVAWSKENGMDLVFVAPDDPLALGMVDALQEAGIRAFGPTKAAAEIEWSKSYSKWLMKKYGIPTADFEVFDDADQAIRYLLEANYPIVVKADGLALGKGVLICDNFGQAKQAVQEIMLDKKFGAAGAQVVIEEFMTGPEVSVLAFCDGKTILPMVSAQDHKRAYDGDEGLNTGGMGTFAPSPKFTPELQEYARKAIFEKTVEALNAEGREFKGVIFFGLMITPDGLKVLEYNARLGDPEAQSVFMMMDTELIEVIDAVIDGTLDRVSFQWKDGNAVCVVMASGGYPQKYESGKLIEGLDDAEDGVVVFHAGTKLGEDGRLYTNGGRVLGVTAVGKDIPHAREIAYRNAEKIRFEGAHYRKDIGIK; encoded by the coding sequence ATGAAAAAAGTATTGGTAGTCGGCGGCGGCGGACGGGAACATGCGATCCTGTGGAAATTGAAGCAGGGAAAAGAAGCGCTGGAGCTTTTCTGCGCACCTGGGAATGGCGGAATCGCACAGATTGCAACCTGTGTGCCGATCAAAGCGGACGACGTTGAAGGAATGGTCGCATGGTCAAAAGAGAACGGAATGGATCTTGTTTTTGTTGCGCCGGACGATCCTCTGGCACTTGGCATGGTAGACGCACTGCAGGAGGCGGGCATCCGCGCATTCGGTCCGACGAAAGCCGCTGCGGAAATCGAATGGTCGAAATCTTATTCCAAATGGCTGATGAAGAAATATGGAATCCCCACCGCTGACTTTGAAGTGTTTGACGATGCGGATCAGGCGATTCGGTATCTTTTGGAAGCGAACTATCCGATCGTCGTGAAAGCAGACGGGCTTGCCCTTGGGAAGGGCGTGCTCATTTGTGATAATTTTGGACAGGCGAAGCAGGCCGTGCAGGAGATTATGCTGGATAAGAAATTTGGCGCGGCAGGCGCGCAGGTTGTAATAGAAGAGTTTATGACCGGCCCTGAGGTCTCCGTGCTTGCGTTTTGCGACGGCAAAACGATTTTGCCTATGGTGTCCGCGCAGGATCATAAAAGAGCGTATGACGGCGACGAGGGGCTGAATACAGGTGGCATGGGGACCTTTGCCCCGTCGCCGAAGTTTACACCGGAATTGCAGGAATATGCCCGTAAGGCAATTTTTGAAAAGACGGTGGAAGCACTGAACGCAGAAGGCCGCGAATTTAAAGGCGTTATCTTTTTCGGATTGATGATTACGCCGGATGGGCTCAAGGTGCTGGAATACAATGCGCGCCTGGGGGACCCGGAAGCTCAATCGGTTTTTATGATGATGGATACGGAACTTATTGAGGTGATCGACGCGGTCATTGACGGTACGCTCGATCGGGTATCTTTCCAATGGAAGGATGGCAATGCGGTATGTGTAGTGATGGCATCAGGCGGTTATCCGCAAAAATACGAGAGCGGAAAACTGATTGAAGGTTTGGACGACGCTGAAGATGGCGTGGTGGTGTTCCACGCGGGAACAAAGCTGGGAGAAGACGGCAGGTTGTATACGAATGGGGGCCGCGTGCTGGGTGTAACAGCTGTTGGGAAGGATATCCCGCATGCGCGGGAAATTGCCTACCGGAACGCAGAAAAAATTAGGTTTGAAGGCGCGCATTACAGAAAAGATATAGGAATAAAGTAA